The following proteins come from a genomic window of Trifolium pratense cultivar HEN17-A07 linkage group LG4, ARS_RC_1.1, whole genome shotgun sequence:
- the LOC123919543 gene encoding uncharacterized protein LOC123919543 isoform X2 — translation MGDASNPSQSGLNTQSTKKNVRGCTRMKKLELLSARGERKSIDFNSDGRPIGKTAHDFKYHVASLAREKISILINEWDKVGSEDRNEIWTGLKQVWDIPKNAAAEKKTMIYAGERWKAFKNSLTSRYIDEKGNKFGKSAADDYSYIGKETWNDFVKSREDPAFLEKRKKGQVAQSYNKYPHRLSQGGYALLEKDMMVDKLKKRKEAAGGAEVPPPSPPQRHEKWKQARLKPSGEYTSEATRLIAENISSLAIAHY, via the exons ATGGGTGATGCATCAAATCCTTCTCAAAGTGGGTTGAATACtcaatcaaccaaaaaaaatgtaagaggTTGCACCCGGATGAAAAAGTTGGAACTTTTGTCTGCACGGGGTGAGAGAAAATCGATTGATTTCAATTCAGATGGACGTCCTATAGGGAAAACTGCACATGATTTCAAGTATCATGTGGCTTCCCTTGCTCGAGAGAAAATCAGTATTCTGATTAATGAGTGGGATAAGGTTGGTAGCGAAGACAGAAATGAAATTTGGACAGGACTTAAG CAAGTATGGGATATTCCTAAAAATGCTGCTGCGGAAAAGAAAACGATGATATATGCGGGTGAGCGTTGGAAGGCCTTTAAAAACAGTTTAACCAGTAGATATATAGACGAGAAAGGAAATAAGTTTGGCAAATCTGCTGCTGATGATTACTCTTATATTGGTAAAGAAACGTGGAACGATTTTGTTAAGTCGCGAGAGGACCCTGCCTTTCTG gagaaaagaaagaaggggCAGGTGGCTCAGTCTTATAATAAATATCCCCATAGATTGTCTCAAGGGGGATATGCTTTGCTCGAGAAAGACATGATGGTAgataagttaaaaaaaagaaaagaagcagCTGGAGGGGCAGAGGTTCCACCTCCATCTCCACCACAACGTCATGAAAAGTGGAAGCAAGCCCGACTAAAACCATCAGGAGAGTATACATCAGAAGCCACGCGTCTTATTGCAGAAAATATT TCATCATTGGCAATTGCTCATTATTAA
- the LOC123919543 gene encoding uncharacterized protein LOC123919543 isoform X1, which produces MGDASNPSQSGLNTQSTKKNVRGCTRMKKLELLSARGERKSIDFNSDGRPIGKTAHDFKYHVASLAREKISILINEWDKVGSEDRNEIWTGLKQVWDIPKNAAAEKKTMIYAGERWKAFKNSLTSRYIDEKGNKFGKSAADDYSYIGKETWNDFVKSREDPAFLEKRKKGQVAQSYNKYPHRLSQGGYALLEKDMMVDKLKKRKEAAGGAEVPPPSPPQRHEKWKQARLKPSGEYTSEATRLIAENIIKLYVALVVIIGNCSLLILRSLK; this is translated from the exons ATGGGTGATGCATCAAATCCTTCTCAAAGTGGGTTGAATACtcaatcaaccaaaaaaaatgtaagaggTTGCACCCGGATGAAAAAGTTGGAACTTTTGTCTGCACGGGGTGAGAGAAAATCGATTGATTTCAATTCAGATGGACGTCCTATAGGGAAAACTGCACATGATTTCAAGTATCATGTGGCTTCCCTTGCTCGAGAGAAAATCAGTATTCTGATTAATGAGTGGGATAAGGTTGGTAGCGAAGACAGAAATGAAATTTGGACAGGACTTAAG CAAGTATGGGATATTCCTAAAAATGCTGCTGCGGAAAAGAAAACGATGATATATGCGGGTGAGCGTTGGAAGGCCTTTAAAAACAGTTTAACCAGTAGATATATAGACGAGAAAGGAAATAAGTTTGGCAAATCTGCTGCTGATGATTACTCTTATATTGGTAAAGAAACGTGGAACGATTTTGTTAAGTCGCGAGAGGACCCTGCCTTTCTG gagaaaagaaagaaggggCAGGTGGCTCAGTCTTATAATAAATATCCCCATAGATTGTCTCAAGGGGGATATGCTTTGCTCGAGAAAGACATGATGGTAgataagttaaaaaaaagaaaagaagcagCTGGAGGGGCAGAGGTTCCACCTCCATCTCCACCACAACGTCATGAAAAGTGGAAGCAAGCCCGACTAAAACCATCAGGAGAGTATACATCAGAAGCCACGCGTCTTATTGCAGAAAATATT ATTAAATTGTATGTTGCCCTTGTAGTCATCATTGGCAATTGCTCATTATTAATCCTACGAAGCTTGAAGTAG
- the LOC123919543 gene encoding uncharacterized protein LOC123919543 isoform X3, with the protein MGDASNPSQSGLNTQSTKKNVRGCTRMKKLELLSARGERKSIDFNSDGRPIGKTAHDFKYHVASLAREKISILINEWDKVGSEDRNEIWTGLKQVWDIPKNAAAEKKTMIYAGERWKAFKNSLTSRYIDEKGNKFGKSAADDYSYIGKETWNDFVKSREDPAFLEKRKKGQVAQSYNKYPHRLSQGGYALLEKDMMVDKLKKRKEAAGGAEVPPPSPPQRHEKWKQARLKPSGEYTSEATRLIAENISFGSL; encoded by the exons ATGGGTGATGCATCAAATCCTTCTCAAAGTGGGTTGAATACtcaatcaaccaaaaaaaatgtaagaggTTGCACCCGGATGAAAAAGTTGGAACTTTTGTCTGCACGGGGTGAGAGAAAATCGATTGATTTCAATTCAGATGGACGTCCTATAGGGAAAACTGCACATGATTTCAAGTATCATGTGGCTTCCCTTGCTCGAGAGAAAATCAGTATTCTGATTAATGAGTGGGATAAGGTTGGTAGCGAAGACAGAAATGAAATTTGGACAGGACTTAAG CAAGTATGGGATATTCCTAAAAATGCTGCTGCGGAAAAGAAAACGATGATATATGCGGGTGAGCGTTGGAAGGCCTTTAAAAACAGTTTAACCAGTAGATATATAGACGAGAAAGGAAATAAGTTTGGCAAATCTGCTGCTGATGATTACTCTTATATTGGTAAAGAAACGTGGAACGATTTTGTTAAGTCGCGAGAGGACCCTGCCTTTCTG gagaaaagaaagaaggggCAGGTGGCTCAGTCTTATAATAAATATCCCCATAGATTGTCTCAAGGGGGATATGCTTTGCTCGAGAAAGACATGATGGTAgataagttaaaaaaaagaaaagaagcagCTGGAGGGGCAGAGGTTCCACCTCCATCTCCACCACAACGTCATGAAAAGTGGAAGCAAGCCCGACTAAAACCATCAGGAGAGTATACATCAGAAGCCACGCGTCTTATTGCAGAAAATATT AGCTTTGGGAGCTTATAA